In a single window of the Cucurbita pepo subsp. pepo cultivar mu-cu-16 chromosome LG18, ASM280686v2, whole genome shotgun sequence genome:
- the LOC111780288 gene encoding uncharacterized protein LOC111780288 isoform X3 has translation MSTRILPHLCEVIATNDSISPTPSTINHGNNFQSSSNGYSDTQMMEGERFQDDNRAIVNSNERVLDGGYDDTQRMEGERLQDENHTILNPNESVLLDEGVSTDEDNWRAQYGQVTNYGEAIPKLSVVDIWDWSTVTESRTGGKGKVMRLVGRLVRKSAKLHPSVSSNGALLKTAPVCEVHLDLVRVATGKIYKLHNPSKKYLTSMSTFDSSNPTKDWGYPDLLDRPTDLTNNEAKVASTGTVSMSASTLVDNLSVTVKCSSQNQYRDRAAERRVLHGGFGVGPGQKNSATDHGDLTSSPPYGYSESSPAEALNISFGEGSYARKILKSMGWKEGEGLGNGMKGMVEPLQAVGNIGNAGLGWPQGTKKLDI, from the exons ATGAGCACGAGAATCCTCCCACATCTTTGTG AAGTCATAGCCACTAATGACAGCATATCACCTACACCTTCAACGATTAATCATGGTAATAACTTTCAGTCATCAAGTAATG GCTATAGCGATACCCAAATGATGGAAGGTGAACGGTTCCAAGATGACAATCGTGCAATCGTGAATTCAAACGAAAGAGTATTAGATGGAG GCTATGATGATACTCAGAGAATGGAAGGTGAGCGGCTCCAAGACGAAAATCATACTATATTGAATCCAAACGAAAGTGTATTATTAGATGAAG GTGTGTCCACGGATGAAGATAACTGGAGAGCCCAGTATGGTCAAGTCACTAATTATGGGGAAGCAATTCCCAAACTCTCTGTTGTGGATATCTGGGACTGGTCGACAGTGACGGAGTCCAGGACAGGGGGAAAGGGCAAAGTTATGAGGTTGGTTGGAAGACTGGTGAGGAAGTCTGCAAAGCTTCATCCTTCGGTGTCTTCAAACGGTGCTCTTCTTAAAACGGCTCCAGTATGTGAAGTACATTTAGATTTGGTACGAGTTGCAACCG GGAAAATCTACAAGTTACATAATCCTAGTAAGAAGTATTTGACGTCCATGTCAACTTTTGATTCATCCAACCCTACAAAAGACTGGGGTTACCCCGATTTATTAGATAGGCCAACCGATCTCACTAATAACGAGGCAAAAGTTGCAAGCACAGGCACTGTTAGCATGTCTGCATCGACGTTGGTAGACAATCTCTCTGTGACTGTAAAG TGTTCAAGCCAAAATCAATATAGAGACAGAGCTGCTGAGAGAAGAGTCCTTCATGGTGGTTTTGGTGTTGGTCCTGGGCAGAAGAATTCAGCTACTGATCATGGTGATCTAACATCATCACCCCCTTATGGCTATTCCGAGAGCAGTCCAGCTGAAGCCTTGAATATCTCATTTGGAGAAGGTAGTTACGCACGAAAAATCTTAAAAAGCATGGGGTGGAAAGAG GGAGAGGGCCTTGGCAACGGCATGAAGGGCATGGTGGAACCACTTCAAGCTGTTGGAAATATTGGAAATGCTGGATTGGGCTGGCCTCAGGGAACCAAAAAACTCGACATCTAG
- the LOC111780288 gene encoding uncharacterized protein LOC111780288 isoform X1 — translation MNEDEECKTYPDDPVKGEPCRQVCISGSEDHSSFEASEIDTSNCKASVGDGLPLEVAEGIGGHEHENPPTSLWLEDTLIDLFLSGYSNSEVIATNDSISPTPSTINHGNNFQSSSNGYSDTQMMEGERFQDDNRAIVNSNERVLDGGYDDTQRMEGERLQDENHTILNPNESVLLDEGVSTDEDNWRAQYGQVTNYGEAIPKLSVVDIWDWSTVTESRTGGKGKVMRLVGRLVRKSAKLHPSVSSNGALLKTAPVCEVHLDLVRVATGKIYKLHNPSKKYLTSMSTFDSSNPTKDWGYPDLLDRPTDLTNNEAKVASTGTVSMSASTLVDNLSVTVKCSSQNQYRDRAAERRVLHGGFGVGPGQKNSATDHGDLTSSPPYGYSESSPAEALNISFGEGSYARKILKSMGWKEGEGLGNGMKGMVEPLQAVGNIGNAGLGWPQGTKKLDI, via the exons ATGAACGAG GATGAAGAATGTAAGACGTATCCTGATGATCCTGTTAAAGGCGAACCATGTAGACAAGTGTGTATTAGCGGCAGCGAGGATCACTCTTCATTTGAGGCCAGTGAAATTGATACTTCTAACTGCAAAGCAAGTGTTGGTGACGGACTACCATTAG AAGTAGCAGAGGGCATTGGTGGTCATGAGCACGAGAATCCTCCCACATCTTTGTG GTTAGAAGATACGCTTATTGATCTTTTTTTGTCCGGTTATTCCAATTCAGAAGTCATAGCCACTAATGACAGCATATCACCTACACCTTCAACGATTAATCATGGTAATAACTTTCAGTCATCAAGTAATG GCTATAGCGATACCCAAATGATGGAAGGTGAACGGTTCCAAGATGACAATCGTGCAATCGTGAATTCAAACGAAAGAGTATTAGATGGAG GCTATGATGATACTCAGAGAATGGAAGGTGAGCGGCTCCAAGACGAAAATCATACTATATTGAATCCAAACGAAAGTGTATTATTAGATGAAG GTGTGTCCACGGATGAAGATAACTGGAGAGCCCAGTATGGTCAAGTCACTAATTATGGGGAAGCAATTCCCAAACTCTCTGTTGTGGATATCTGGGACTGGTCGACAGTGACGGAGTCCAGGACAGGGGGAAAGGGCAAAGTTATGAGGTTGGTTGGAAGACTGGTGAGGAAGTCTGCAAAGCTTCATCCTTCGGTGTCTTCAAACGGTGCTCTTCTTAAAACGGCTCCAGTATGTGAAGTACATTTAGATTTGGTACGAGTTGCAACCG GGAAAATCTACAAGTTACATAATCCTAGTAAGAAGTATTTGACGTCCATGTCAACTTTTGATTCATCCAACCCTACAAAAGACTGGGGTTACCCCGATTTATTAGATAGGCCAACCGATCTCACTAATAACGAGGCAAAAGTTGCAAGCACAGGCACTGTTAGCATGTCTGCATCGACGTTGGTAGACAATCTCTCTGTGACTGTAAAG TGTTCAAGCCAAAATCAATATAGAGACAGAGCTGCTGAGAGAAGAGTCCTTCATGGTGGTTTTGGTGTTGGTCCTGGGCAGAAGAATTCAGCTACTGATCATGGTGATCTAACATCATCACCCCCTTATGGCTATTCCGAGAGCAGTCCAGCTGAAGCCTTGAATATCTCATTTGGAGAAGGTAGTTACGCACGAAAAATCTTAAAAAGCATGGGGTGGAAAGAG GGAGAGGGCCTTGGCAACGGCATGAAGGGCATGGTGGAACCACTTCAAGCTGTTGGAAATATTGGAAATGCTGGATTGGGCTGGCCTCAGGGAACCAAAAAACTCGACATCTAG
- the LOC111780288 gene encoding uncharacterized protein LOC111780288 isoform X4 — translation MSTRILPHLCEVIATNDSISPTPSTINHGYSDTQMMEGERFQDDNRAIVNSNERVLDGGYDDTQRMEGERLQDENHTILNPNESVLLDEGVSTDEDNWRAQYGQVTNYGEAIPKLSVVDIWDWSTVTESRTGGKGKVMRLVGRLVRKSAKLHPSVSSNGALLKTAPVCEVHLDLVRVATGKIYKLHNPSKKYLTSMSTFDSSNPTKDWGYPDLLDRPTDLTNNEAKVASTGTVSMSASTLVDNLSVTVKCSSQNQYRDRAAERRVLHGGFGVGPGQKNSATDHGDLTSSPPYGYSESSPAEALNISFGEGSYARKILKSMGWKEGEGLGNGMKGMVEPLQAVGNIGNAGLGWPQGTKKLDI, via the exons ATGAGCACGAGAATCCTCCCACATCTTTGTG AAGTCATAGCCACTAATGACAGCATATCACCTACACCTTCAACGATTAATCATG GCTATAGCGATACCCAAATGATGGAAGGTGAACGGTTCCAAGATGACAATCGTGCAATCGTGAATTCAAACGAAAGAGTATTAGATGGAG GCTATGATGATACTCAGAGAATGGAAGGTGAGCGGCTCCAAGACGAAAATCATACTATATTGAATCCAAACGAAAGTGTATTATTAGATGAAG GTGTGTCCACGGATGAAGATAACTGGAGAGCCCAGTATGGTCAAGTCACTAATTATGGGGAAGCAATTCCCAAACTCTCTGTTGTGGATATCTGGGACTGGTCGACAGTGACGGAGTCCAGGACAGGGGGAAAGGGCAAAGTTATGAGGTTGGTTGGAAGACTGGTGAGGAAGTCTGCAAAGCTTCATCCTTCGGTGTCTTCAAACGGTGCTCTTCTTAAAACGGCTCCAGTATGTGAAGTACATTTAGATTTGGTACGAGTTGCAACCG GGAAAATCTACAAGTTACATAATCCTAGTAAGAAGTATTTGACGTCCATGTCAACTTTTGATTCATCCAACCCTACAAAAGACTGGGGTTACCCCGATTTATTAGATAGGCCAACCGATCTCACTAATAACGAGGCAAAAGTTGCAAGCACAGGCACTGTTAGCATGTCTGCATCGACGTTGGTAGACAATCTCTCTGTGACTGTAAAG TGTTCAAGCCAAAATCAATATAGAGACAGAGCTGCTGAGAGAAGAGTCCTTCATGGTGGTTTTGGTGTTGGTCCTGGGCAGAAGAATTCAGCTACTGATCATGGTGATCTAACATCATCACCCCCTTATGGCTATTCCGAGAGCAGTCCAGCTGAAGCCTTGAATATCTCATTTGGAGAAGGTAGTTACGCACGAAAAATCTTAAAAAGCATGGGGTGGAAAGAG GGAGAGGGCCTTGGCAACGGCATGAAGGGCATGGTGGAACCACTTCAAGCTGTTGGAAATATTGGAAATGCTGGATTGGGCTGGCCTCAGGGAACCAAAAAACTCGACATCTAG
- the LOC111780288 gene encoding uncharacterized protein LOC111780288 isoform X2 has translation MNEQDEECKTYPDDPVKGEPCRQVCISGSEDHSSFEASEIDTSNCKASVGDGLPLEVAEGIGGHEHENPPTSLWLEDTLIDLFLSGYSNSEVIATNDSISPTPSTINHGYSDTQMMEGERFQDDNRAIVNSNERVLDGGYDDTQRMEGERLQDENHTILNPNESVLLDEGVSTDEDNWRAQYGQVTNYGEAIPKLSVVDIWDWSTVTESRTGGKGKVMRLVGRLVRKSAKLHPSVSSNGALLKTAPVCEVHLDLVRVATGKIYKLHNPSKKYLTSMSTFDSSNPTKDWGYPDLLDRPTDLTNNEAKVASTGTVSMSASTLVDNLSVTVKCSSQNQYRDRAAERRVLHGGFGVGPGQKNSATDHGDLTSSPPYGYSESSPAEALNISFGEGSYARKILKSMGWKEGEGLGNGMKGMVEPLQAVGNIGNAGLGWPQGTKKLDI, from the exons ATGAACGAG CAGGATGAAGAATGTAAGACGTATCCTGATGATCCTGTTAAAGGCGAACCATGTAGACAAGTGTGTATTAGCGGCAGCGAGGATCACTCTTCATTTGAGGCCAGTGAAATTGATACTTCTAACTGCAAAGCAAGTGTTGGTGACGGACTACCATTAG AAGTAGCAGAGGGCATTGGTGGTCATGAGCACGAGAATCCTCCCACATCTTTGTG GTTAGAAGATACGCTTATTGATCTTTTTTTGTCCGGTTATTCCAATTCAGAAGTCATAGCCACTAATGACAGCATATCACCTACACCTTCAACGATTAATCATG GCTATAGCGATACCCAAATGATGGAAGGTGAACGGTTCCAAGATGACAATCGTGCAATCGTGAATTCAAACGAAAGAGTATTAGATGGAG GCTATGATGATACTCAGAGAATGGAAGGTGAGCGGCTCCAAGACGAAAATCATACTATATTGAATCCAAACGAAAGTGTATTATTAGATGAAG GTGTGTCCACGGATGAAGATAACTGGAGAGCCCAGTATGGTCAAGTCACTAATTATGGGGAAGCAATTCCCAAACTCTCTGTTGTGGATATCTGGGACTGGTCGACAGTGACGGAGTCCAGGACAGGGGGAAAGGGCAAAGTTATGAGGTTGGTTGGAAGACTGGTGAGGAAGTCTGCAAAGCTTCATCCTTCGGTGTCTTCAAACGGTGCTCTTCTTAAAACGGCTCCAGTATGTGAAGTACATTTAGATTTGGTACGAGTTGCAACCG GGAAAATCTACAAGTTACATAATCCTAGTAAGAAGTATTTGACGTCCATGTCAACTTTTGATTCATCCAACCCTACAAAAGACTGGGGTTACCCCGATTTATTAGATAGGCCAACCGATCTCACTAATAACGAGGCAAAAGTTGCAAGCACAGGCACTGTTAGCATGTCTGCATCGACGTTGGTAGACAATCTCTCTGTGACTGTAAAG TGTTCAAGCCAAAATCAATATAGAGACAGAGCTGCTGAGAGAAGAGTCCTTCATGGTGGTTTTGGTGTTGGTCCTGGGCAGAAGAATTCAGCTACTGATCATGGTGATCTAACATCATCACCCCCTTATGGCTATTCCGAGAGCAGTCCAGCTGAAGCCTTGAATATCTCATTTGGAGAAGGTAGTTACGCACGAAAAATCTTAAAAAGCATGGGGTGGAAAGAG GGAGAGGGCCTTGGCAACGGCATGAAGGGCATGGTGGAACCACTTCAAGCTGTTGGAAATATTGGAAATGCTGGATTGGGCTGGCCTCAGGGAACCAAAAAACTCGACATCTAG
- the LOC111780288 gene encoding uncharacterized protein LOC111780288 isoform X5, with amino-acid sequence MNEQDEECKTYPDDPVKGEPCRQVCISGSEDHSSFEASEIDTSNCKASVGDGLPLEVAEGIGGHEHENPPTSLWLEDTLIDLFLSGYSNSEVIATNDSISPTPSTINHGNNFQSSSNGYSDTQMMEGERFQDDNRAIVNSNERVLDGGYDDTQRMEGERLQDENHTILNPNESVLLDEGVSTDEDNWRAQYGQVTNYGEAIPKLSVVDIWDWSTVTESRTGGKGKVMRLVGRLVRKSAKLHPSVSSNGALLKTAPVCEVHLDLVRVATGKIYKLHNPSKKYLTSMSTFDSSNPTKDWGYPDLLDRPTDLTNNEAKVASTGTVSMSASTLVDNLSVTVKCSSQNQYRDRAAERRVLHGGFGVGPGQKNSATDHGDLTSSPPYGYSESSPAEALNISFGEGSYARKILKSMGWKEGEGLGNGMKGMVEPLQAVGNIGNAGLGWPQGTKKLDI; translated from the exons ATGAACGAG CAGGATGAAGAATGTAAGACGTATCCTGATGATCCTGTTAAAGGCGAACCATGTAGACAAGTGTGTATTAGCGGCAGCGAGGATCACTCTTCATTTGAGGCCAGTGAAATTGATACTTCTAACTGCAAAGCAAGTGTTGGTGACGGACTACCATTAG AAGTAGCAGAGGGCATTGGTGGTCATGAGCACGAGAATCCTCCCACATCTTTGTG GTTAGAAGATACGCTTATTGATCTTTTTTTGTCCGGTTATTCCAATTCAGAAGTCATAGCCACTAATGACAGCATATCACCTACACCTTCAACGATTAATCATGGTAATAACTTTCAGTCATCAAGTAATG GCTATAGCGATACCCAAATGATGGAAGGTGAACGGTTCCAAGATGACAATCGTGCAATCGTGAATTCAAACGAAAGAGTATTAGATGGAG GCTATGATGATACTCAGAGAATGGAAGGTGAGCGGCTCCAAGACGAAAATCATACTATATTGAATCCAAACGAAAGTGTATTATTAGATGAAG GTGTGTCCACGGATGAAGATAACTGGAGAGCCCAGTATGGTCAAGTCACTAATTATGGGGAAGCAATTCCCAAACTCTCTGTTGTGGATATCTGGGACTGGTCGACAGTGACGGAGTCCAGGACAGGGGGAAAGGGCAAAGTTATGAGGTTGGTTGGAAGACTGGTGAGGAAGTCTGCAAAGCTTCATCCTTCGGTGTCTTCAAACGGTGCTCTTCTTAAAACGGCTCCAGTATGTGAAGTACATTTAGATTTGGTACGAGTTGCAACCG GGAAAATCTACAAGTTACATAATCCTAGTAAGAAGTATTTGACGTCCATGTCAACTTTTGATTCATCCAACCCTACAAAAGACTGGGGTTACCCCGATTTATTAGATAGGCCAACCGATCTCACTAATAACGAGGCAAAAGTTGCAAGCACAGGCACTGTTAGCATGTCTGCATCGACGTTGGTAGACAATCTCTCTGTGACTGTAAAG TGTTCAAGCCAAAATCAATATAGAGACAGAGCTGCTGAGAGAAGAGTCCTTCATGGTGGTTTTGGTGTTGGTCCTGGGCAGAAGAATTCAGCTACTGATCATGGTGATCTAACATCATCACCCCCTTATGGCTATTCCGAGAGCAGTCCAGCTGAAGCCTTGAATATCTCATTTGGAGAAGGTAGTTACGCACGAAAAATCTTAAAAAGCATGGGGTGGAAAGAG GGAGAGGGCCTTGGCAACGGCATGAAGGGCATGGTGGAACCACTTCAAGCTGTTGGAAATATTGGAAATGCTGGATTGGGCTGGCCTCAGGGAACCAAAAAACTCGACATCTAG
- the LOC111780369 gene encoding tryptophan aminotransferase-related protein 2-like — MARIADVVSFRHLFVLSLALNVSLILRGVNQNEKHQSGAPMAVHKGTKASQMRFLSFPSESAAAAAAAHETQPSVDEHGGQRVINLDHGDPTMYEQYWKAMGDKTTIVIPGWQSMSYFSAGKNLCWFLEPELSTQIVRVHKVAGNAVTEGRHIVVGTGSSQLFLAALYALSPQDSSNPISVVSTAPYYSSYPLMTDCVKSGLHKWAGDAKQFDKDEPYIELVTSPNNPDGFIRHSVVNRTGGILIHDLAYYWPQYTPISAPSDYDLTMFTVSKSTGHAGTRIGWALVKDVEVAKRMVKFIELSTIGVSKDSQLRAAKVLEVVSDSSEQAGGSEYPESFFHFSHAVMTERWRLLREAVKDSGLFSLPKFSPAHCSFFDNNLGTQPAFAWLRCDGADVDDCESFFRGHKILARGGKHFGVSPKYVRVSMLDREETYSLFIERLSQISS, encoded by the exons ATGGCCAGAATAGCGGATGTCGTTTCTTTCAGGCATTTGTTCGTGCTGTCTCTAGCTTTGAATGTGAGTTTGATTCTAAGAGGTGTAAATCAGAATGAGAAGCACCAAAGTGGAGCTCCAATGGCGGTCCACAAAGGCACTAAAGCTTCCCAAATGAGATTCTTGTCTTTCCCATCTGaatcagcagcagcagcagcagcagctcaCGAAACTCAACCTTCTGTTGATGAACATGGAGGACAAAGAGTTATTAATCTCGACCA TGGTGACCCGACAATGTATGAGCAATATTGGAAGGCAATGGGGGACAAGACTACGATTGTGATCCCTGGATGGCAATCAATGAGCTATTTTTCTGCTGGGAAGAACCTTTGTTGGTTCTTGGAGCCTGAGCTTTCCACCCAAATTGTGAGGGTACACAAGGTTGCTGGTAACGCTGTGACCGAGGGGCGGCACATTGTTGTCGGGACGGGGTCCTCCCAGCTCTTCTTAGCTGCCCTCTATGCCCTTTCCCCGCAAGACTCGTCCAACCCGATCAGCGTGGTCTCGACTGCCCCATACTACTCG TCTTACCCTTTGATGACCGACTGTGTCAAGTCGGGGCTCCACAAATGGGCTGGCGATGCGAAGCAATTTGACAAGGATGAGCCTTACATCGAATTGGTCACCTCCCCCAACAACCCCGATGGCTTCATTCGACACTCCGTGGTGAACAGAACGGGCGGTATATTGATCCACGACCTTGCTTATTATTGGCCGCAATATACGCCCATTTCTGCGCCTTCTGACTATGACTTGACGATGTTCACTGTGTCAAAGAGTACCGGCCATGCTGGGACGCGCATTGG gTGGGCTTTAGTGAAGGACGTCGAAGTTGCAAAGAGAATGGTCAAATTCATAGAGCTGAGCACGATTGGCGTGTCAAAAGACTCGCAGCTTCGAGCTGCCAAAGTTCTGGAAGTGGTATCCGACAGTAGTGAACAAGCCGGTGGTTCGGAGTATCCGGAATCGTTCTTCCATTTCAGCCACGCCGTAATGACTGAGAGATGGAGGTTGCTAAGGGAGGCGGTGAAAGACAGCGGCTTATTTAGTTTGCCTAAATTTTCTCCCGCACATTGCAGCTTCTTTGACAACAACTTGGGGACCCAACCTG CCTTTGCATGGTTGAGATGTGATGGAGCCGACGTTGATGATTGCGAGAGCTTCTTCCGAGGCCACAAGATACTCGCACGAGGCGGAAAGCATTTCGGTGTTAGCCCCAAATACGTCCGTGTTAGCATGCTGGATCGCGAGGAAACCTACAGTTTATTTATAGAAAGATTGTCTCAGATCAGCTCATGA